In Plasmodium falciparum 3D7 genome assembly, chromosome: 13, the following are encoded in one genomic region:
- a CDS encoding guanylyl cyclase beta: MKTQTLSLMNINGKRKFLGTNNKIYRKVIINPTSEDDIQKFCRNYFRIYNFSLYNFIRRLISFDAILVYSLFLTVYIFSEINHGETKKYLFIDTAISLFFNIILLIVIESLFELKKLKDVKNANSQYYLRIVPKMSYFEKVMTKDIKVGNIIRIFQGDEFPADVVILYVKNNANAIVDSFKIDGLFRKSIKYAVDKYKIDKDYLKMLSEINGVIRCELPNKNIFCFQGNFKLDKHPRSLLLNYENFALQSSVLKGAEYIDAVVVYTGADTKKNLNIPQKIEENKTFCIKMNNIVYYLIFMYFVFVVLSIVIKTIFFHKKNSFQNSRDSFLSMLEDFVGLYILVLPIMMYSEKSLIYIIQSLRIENDLRMRNTDSEKPKVFNKNKNDSLGNVDLLATSRNGVLVKRKELLVSCVINNVMYGKKDIICSRTNFKLPTLNILDSERKNVSNLLNLDERIFKDPENIFFPTRDFYSFLKLFENKISSIYNPYSSSLSNLLKEKYKNYVNEEILNKNVKLTSFVKSQLTIGYNQICEDDELSYNCYEIKEDSQKENIQSVKIEDFILGLCGCNRIIIYNEKSLDISMNEYKSDNFMETYSKFETENEEYHENDHDEYHNMEHSDDENINSIEYEDICLYNIIRNTGFSIYCYKNTLFLYNLMKECKVYFLTCYHDFLRSNKFSMCILKCGYSINNEKEGGILYVRGYDFNILPYISKEKNNIKKIKNVIKIYTLNYLKVIILCKKQISNEDIAKYIILKSISKKLSFKFYDLIKLFFLYDLEVIGIIGLKNQLREGVKETFNDVINFDIKSWIFANECSKDTYLTALQCNLIVSSSNLFLINYYNLKNTHEEGANILFHNFISSLYKLKSNSYAVVINDESIKNIMTNVESMKIFLCIAMRATVVLFCKLQNETKGKIIRTLYALTSPKLTVLGIGTTLNDAYLLKYSSISVFLSLNEHVNILYNISDYVLQEFKFISELLILGRLNRFSLCKVFLWIIYLKITVVSFYFFHNFDNYFSGSSASSILYTQTTFALLHYFLIIAFSAYEIDLPYKFVRRLPYIYQLSRRKYFLNNNIILLTIIEAILISLTSYYILRLNVFHLITHREFTFHIFILNVFITTEKILLLSKTWHIYFFIMAVLIIGILLIYVNIFTLVDCIKNGKCEFSLFQMENIYFWTSLFPILYINFIFDKLMKYIKNRIYPDISDYLRKYFLRRICCHNNDKFLSQRKIKGINKFVNFEKNDILLKYIPTPKIYKIKDDPTYYNKSKRSKFLYDTFRKVIDINVKYRNQQLNLEYKTYEKGNKLKLRIIVILLFLIYIIIFSSQTIIDINTKSNIHYITMFYIIYFVLACVLLIYIRIRNKATSTFFFFLSRFLLICGFCIELYDNISNDILNVLITYSFTVSYIFFMSFKILEALLVCISILLLTFGVYYEKNKNMIDICTHFCSNPYLSINNLDHMNISCLCKKQIVIFLISLLSFTLICLSMKYYEIFYLKKKFLFRYKQKVNLAKQIEILHTMLPNFLVEYLLISDPKNDGIMVGKNISGEDRGIISVIFCDIDDFQNMVSTLQPHVLVETLDNLYLYFDKCIKYFNCIKIETVFESYLAASGLSEKKNNALDKIMYDTKCAIKLAIAQLSAKYYISYKVLDTREHFSDNSTSYDKYINKNISLKIGIHTGKAISGVIGSVKPQYALFGDTVNTASRMKSTSLPDHIHVSYDTYKYLKEDNTFIWKERKVFIKGKGKMKTYLLVDILDDVKRKGESLNYYSSSNLLLSQLGSEAVSIYEEREDIKEGSMDIIKESSRDIIKEDSRDIIKEISTNISKSSSRNISKSSSRSISDIKEGQIIDKEDLIFKINRMKNKIDSRYSKRIDKESRDKISDKTNHVLDEVVKHSDIHLLNYEINNKRCKKMKGDTNNENKLIGDIFNMYDKKIKYIYKKNYKSKSMENISFIKHYRNTKYKKSDYLLLDNKGESKKFKRNTSYVLESPLHLIGDIVDNNIKRKKKKKEIKTIVSDDMFTSPVNIKEYNYNEQERKKEIVGNLSYDKTKKIFPFIKFTKEGRIKKKKIEKKEKKEKKENNNNFLYNDDYSSYSSPKYGDNENNFVIKYIRERKDFQKKFDHPNFNFSKFLHNYNPMKNKNKNKKNNKNVRRNEYPNYTSSSKDGVSYNFLSDSLFSSDNEYSSDNEYSSDSEKYYKKRFKKNKKIIKFDDLFTKIYIKKKRLLQMNNYDVKGKGKKLKNKGMERNKTKYKNVNEITKMKYFVNNENRDHEVNKEDISKSMQKYFLHISKHKKEQIEDKKKTHKYFHKNVECVYPYAGNNINHNFSRNEKRKYSINLYDHLDEQEKIKGKKKYFNKDKELIGSINKQTERKPKKKNKKNIENKKDKKKIRMITNKTKEKHSNSIISVEEQNMNHNNSLKKKEVNFTGKNEEYLNRANTNCSLGIKEMEEDVYEFHSNNIYYNNQTSYSDDINNTTKLKGMGNNTNDISKNKGKNKLGKKISFFSMNNKYHESEIMNEEDNKNMLNLTQSQIINKDKYNYFTHCPSLKKKKSVFTKINNLFKNYFKSIDVHEKFGFSKKFKFHSKDSDDIKGNNNKISKNRYNNNNNNNNSNYSNIDSGKYSHNNKKNHHHNNNKYHHHNNNKYHHHNNNKYHHQNNNYEKHHHSNNSRVMLSKGEKTEKNENVDYAYQFDNYDKKLLKKLTSNLQLNKKNVKNFNMFYYKFNDEELEEEYTRNYYREIINIDLTKKLIIIFIFTEIFLSLCNIIELSFYEKKLRYNDSIVIIWLIRSIYLFIITYIWIILKTKLKEYKNNSSKMMWTIFILNIFLCSWGIILIDLSCIHYSMLLGNKNERALFFMKDASELIICIQLIFIKNMLFKHKFFFFVFFYIFLIYSFSKLFSIHTCQTHICCSIILFISINILYFWYSEYLDRIQFLVKRKRNRMEKISQDFLTKILPRQVLEEYQNDNLQLTYKHEKIAFLFADIVGFTKWSKTVSPKEVLKLLQKLISKIDKDTIKLGLYKLFTIGDAYVATSQPNSSITDESEALEGILNILKLAKLILHNINTIKIQFNKHDFNMRIGLHYGSCVGGIIGSVRIRYDMWGLDVLIANKIESNGIPGEIICSEQFRHFFIQNEPQAKLNFWYYKSISINDQDIKLYVIEDKNYEEDYDPKVIDYTTLLKLRQKKGLRS; the protein is encoded by the exons ATGAAGACACAAACATTGTCTTTAATG aatataaatggaaaaagaaaatttctAGGAacgaataataaaatatatagaaaagtCATAATAAATCCAACATCGGAAGatgatatacaaaaattttGTAGAAATTATTtcagaatatataatttctcc ttatataattttatacgAAGATTAATATCTTTTGATGCTATTCTTGTATACTCACTATTTTTAactgtttatatattttcggAAATAAATCATGgcgaaacaaaaaaatacttATTTATCGATACAGccatttctttattttttaatattatcctATTGATTGTTATAGAAAGTCTTTTTGAACTAAAAAAGTTGAAAGACGTAAAAAATGCTAACTCTCAATATTACCTAAGGATTGTACCAAAAATGTCTTACTTTGAAAAg GTTATGACAAAGGATATAAAAGTTGGGAATATCATACGAATATTTCAAGGAGATGAATTTCCAGCAGATGTagtaattttatatgttaagAATAATGCAAATGCAATAGTtgattcttttaaaatagaTGGCCTTTTTAGAAAAAGTATTAAATATGCagttgataaatataaaa TTGATAAGGATTACCTAAAAATGTTATCCGAAATTAATGGAGTAATAAGGTGTGAATTGcccaataaaaatatattttgctTTCAAGGGAATTTTAAGTTGGATAAACATCCACGGTCATTATTATTGAATTATGAAAACTTTGCTCTACAAT cTTCCGTTTTGAAAGGAGCAGAATATATAGACGCTGTTGTTGTATACACAGGTGCTGATACTAAGAAGAATTTGAATATTCCACAGAAGATcgaagaaaataaaacattctgcataaaaatgaataatattgtatattacttaatatttatgtactTTGTTTTTGTTGTGCTAAGCATTGTTATAAAAAcgatattttttcataaaaagaaCTCCTTTCAAAATTCAAGAGATTCTTTCCTTAGTATGTTGGAGGATTTTGTTGGTTTGTACATATTGGTATTACCTATTATGATGTATTCAGAAAAGagtttaatttatattatacaaagtTTGAGAATAG aaaATGACCTAAGAATGAGAAACACTGACTCTGAAAAACCCAAAGtttttaataagaataaaaatgacTCTTTAGGTAATGTAGATTTATTAGCAACATCAAGAAATGGTGTCCttgtaaaaagaaaagaattgCTAGTATCATGTGTAATTAATAATGTTATGTATGGcaaaaaagatattatatgttCACGAACAAATTTCAAATTACCTACATTGAATATATTAGATTCAGAAAG AAAAAATGTTTCCAATCTTTTGAACTTGGATGAAAGGATATTCAAAGATcctgaaaatatatttttcccaACTCGCGATTTTTACTCCTTTTTGAAATTATtcgaaaataaaatatcatcAATATATAATCCATATTCTAGTAGTTTATCAAATTTattgaaagaaaaatataaaaattatgtgaACGAAGAAATTCTTAACAAAAATGTGAAACTAACGAGTTTTGTAAAATCTCAGCTGACCATTGGATATAATC aAATTTGTGAGGATGATGAACTCAGTTACAACTGTTACGAAATTAAAGAAGATTcacaaaaggaaaatatcCAATCCGTTAAGATTGAAGACTTTATTTTAGGGTTATGTGGATGTAATaggataattatatataatgagaaGAGCCTAGATATAAGTATGAATGAATACAAGAGTGATAATTTTATGGAAACATATAGTAAGTTTGAAACGGAGAATGAAGAATATCATGAAAATGATCATGATGAATATCATAATATGGAACATTCAGATGATGAAAACATCAATAGCATTGAATATGaagatatatgtttatataatattataaggaATACCGGATTTTCTATTTATTGTTATAAGAAtactttatttctttataatttaatgaaGGAATGtaaagtatattttttaacttGTTATCATGATTTCCTAAGAAGTAATAAATTTTCTATGTGTATTTTGAAATGTGGATATAgcataaataatgaaaaggaaggaggaatattatatgtaagaGGATATGATTTTAATATTCTTCCATATATATCTAAAGAGAAGAATaacataaagaaaataaagaatgttataaaaatatataccttaaattatttaaaagttataatattatgtaaaaaacaaataagtAATGAAGATATagcaaaatatattatattaaaaagtataaGTAAAAAATTATCTTTCAAATTTTATGATTTGAttaaattattctttttatatgatttagAAGTTATTGGAATTATAGGATTAAAAAATCAGTTAAGAGAAGGAGTCAAAGAAACATTCAATGATGTAATCAATTTTGATATTAAATCTTGGATATTTGCAAATGAATGTTCAAAGGATACCTATTTAACAGCTCTTCAATGTAATTTAATTGTATCATCTTCTAACCTATttcttattaattattataatttaaaaaatacacatgAAGAGGGTgctaatatattattccataattttatatcatccttGTATAAGTTAAAATCGAATTCTTATGCTGTAGTCATAAATGATgaaagtataaaaaatattatgacaAATGTAGAATCAATG aaaatatttttatgtatagcCATGAGAGCTACTGTGGTCCTATTTTGTAAATTGCAAAATGAGacaaaaggaaaaattatTAGGACCTTGTATGCTTTAACGAGTCCAAAATTGACAGTCCTAGGAATAGGAACAACATTAAATGATGCTtacttattaaaatattcatctATAAGTGTCTTTTTAAGTTTGAACGAGcatgtaaatattttatataatatatctgaTTATGTATTGCAagaatttaaatttattagtGAATTGCTTATATTAGGAAGGCTAAACAGATTTTCCCTTTG CAAGGTGTTTTTGTGGATAATATACCTAAAAATTACTGttgtttcattttattttttccacaATTTTGATAACTATTTTTCGGGATCTTCAGCATCCTCCATACTATATACTCAAACAACATTTGCTCTTTTGCACTACTTTCTTATAATAGCATTTTCTGCGTATGAAATAGATTTACCATATAAATTTGTAAGGAGATTACCTTATATATACCAgcta tcgagaagaaaatattttttgaacaataatattatacttttAACAATAATTGAAGCCATACTAATTTCCCTTacttcatattatatattacgaTTAAATGTATTTCATTTGATTACTCATCGTGAATTtacttttcatatatttattttaaatgtttttataacaaCCGAAAAAATTCTTTTACTTTCCAAAACAtggcatatatatttttttattatggcAGTTCTTATTATAGGTATATTgcttatatatgtaaatatatttactttagtagattgtataaaaaatggaaaatgtGAATTTAGTCTTTTTCaaatggaaaatatatatttctggACATCTCTCTTtcctattttatatattaattttatctttGATAAgcttatgaaatatataaagaatag aATATATCCCGATATTTCAGACtatttaagaaaatatttcCTTCGTAGAATATGCTGTCATAATAATGACAAATTTTTATCACAGaggaaaataaaaggaataaataaatttgtaaattttgaaaaaaatgatatctTATTAAAATACATTCCAACtcctaaaatatataagataaaAGATGATcctacatattataataaatctaAAAGaagtaaatttttatatgataccTTTAGGAAAGTTATAGATATTAATGTAAAATACAGGAATCAACAATTAAATTtagaatataaaacatatgagAAAGGgaacaaattaaaattacgtataattgttatattgttatttcttatttatattataatattttcatcacaAACAATTAttgatataaatacaaaatcgaatatacattatataacaatgttttatattatatattttgtattggcatgtgtattattaatttatatacgAATCAGGAATAAAGCTACTTCTacgtttttcttttttttgagccgatttttattaatatgtggATTTTGTATCgaattatatgataatattagtaatgatatattaaatgtattaatTACGTATTCCTTTACAgtatcttatatattttttatgtcctTTAAAATATTAGAGGCTCTTTTAGTATGTATAAGTATACTGTTATTAACTTTTGGGGTTTACTATGAGAAGAATAAGAATATGATAGATATATGTACCCATTTTTGCAGTAATCCGTATTTATCTATAAATAACTTAgatcatatgaatatatcATGTTTATGTAAAAAACAAATAGTTATCTTCCTTATAAGTTTATTAAGTTTTACATTGATTTGTTTATCTATGAAATATTATgagatattttatttaaagaagAAATTCTTATTTAGATATAAACAGAAAGTGAATCTAGCTAAACAAATTGAAATACTACATACAATGTTGCCTAATTTTTTAGtagaatatttattaattagtGACCCTAAAAATGATGGTATTATGGTGGGAAAGAATATATCTGGAGAAGATAGAGGTATAATATCTGTGATATTTTGTGATATTGATGATTTTCAAAACATGGTATCTACATTACAACCACACGTATTAGTAGAAACGTtagataatttatatttatattttgataaatgtataaaatattttaattgtataaaaatagaaactGTATTTGAATCATATTTAGCAGCTTCTGGATTAagtgaaaagaaaaataatgcTTTAGACAAAATTATGTATGATACAAAATGTGCAATAAAATTAGCTATTGCTCAGCTAAGTgctaaatattatatatcatataaggTATTAGATACACGTGAACATTTTTCTGATAATTCTACttcatatgataaatatataaataaaaatatcagTCTCAAAATTGGGATACATACAGGAAAGGCGATCAGTGGTGTGATTGGATCTGTTAAACCACAATATGCTCTCTTTGGAGATACTGTAAATACAGCGTCAAGAATGAAATCTACATCACTTCCTGACCATATTCATGTTTCCTATGATacgtataaatatttaaaggaAGATAACACATTTATAtggaaagaaagaaaagttTTTATAAAAGGAAAAGGTAAAATGAAGACATATCTTCTAGTAGACATTTTAGATGACGTAAAAAGGAAAGGGGAgtctttaaattattattcatcTTCTAATTTGTTATTGTCTCAATTGGGTAGTGAGGCAGTATCGATATATGAAGAAAGGGAGGATATTAAAGAAGGTAGTATGGATATTATTAAGGAAAGTAGTAGGGATATTATTAAGGAAGATAGTAGGGATATCATTAAGGAAATTAGTACAAATATTAGTAAATCAAGTAGTAGAAATATTAGTAAATCAAGTAGTAGATCTATTAGCGATATAAAAGAAGGGCAAATAATAGACAAAGAGGATCtgatttttaaaattaacaggatgaaaaataaaattgatagTAGATATAGTAAACGAATTGATAAAGAAAGTAGAGATAAAATTAGTGATAAGACGAATCATGTATTAGATGAAGTAGTTAAACATTCagatatacatttattaaattatgagataaataataagagatgtaaaaaaatgaaaggtgatacaaataatgagaataaattaataggagatatatttaatatgtatgataaaaaaattaaatatatttataaaaaaaattataaaagtaagagtatggaaaatatatcattCATAAAACATTATAGAAAtactaaatataaaaaatcagATTATCTTCTTTTAGATAACAAAGGAGAATCTAAAAAgtttaaaagaaatacatCATATGTATTAGAATCACCTTTACATTTAATAGGTGATAtagttgataataatataaagaggaaaaagaaaaaaaaagagataaAAACAATTGTATCTGATGATATGTTTACATCACCTGtcaatataaaagaatataattataatgaacaggaaaggaaaaaagaaattgtaGGAAATTTATCGTACGACAAaacaaagaaaatatttccttttataaaatttaccAAAGAAGggagaataaaaaaaaaaaaaatagaaaaaaaagaaaaaaaagaaaaaaaagaaaataataataattttctttataatgatgattattCATCATATAGTAGTCCAAAATATGgggataatgaaaataattttgtaataaaatatattagagAAAGAAAagattttcaaaaaaaatttgatCATCCAAACTTTAATTTTAGCAAATTTTTACACAATTATAATcctatgaaaaataaaaataaaaataaaaagaataataaaaatgtaagaaGAAATGAATATCCAAATTATACATCTTCATCTAAAGATGGTGTTTCTTATAATTTCCTATCGGATAGTTTGTTTTCTTCAGATAATGAGTATTCTTCAGATAATGAGTATTCTTCAGATTctgaaaaatattacaaaaaacgttttaagaaaaataaaaaaattataaaatttgatGATCTTTttactaaaatatatataaagaaaaaacgTTTACTTCAAATGAATAACTATGACGTAAAGGGaaagggaaaaaaattaaagaataaaGGAATGGaaagaaataaaacaaaatataaaaatgttaatgAAATAACAAAGATGAAATATTTTGTCAATAATGAAAATAGAGACCATGAAGTTAATAAAGAAGATATTTCAAAAAGTAtgcaaaaatattttctacatatatcaaaacataaaaaagaacaaatagaagataaaaagaagactcataaatattttcataaaaatgtGGAATGTGTTTATCCTTATGcaggtaataatataaatcataacttttcaagaaatgaaaaaagaaaatatagcatcaatttatatgatcatctagatgaacaagaaaaaataaagggaaaaaaaaaatattttaacaaGGATAAGGAACTAATAGGATCCATTAATAAACAAACGGAAAGGAAaccaaagaaaaaaaacaagaaaaatatagaaaataaaaaggataaaaaaaaaattagaatgATTACAAACAAAACCAAGGAAAAACATTCGAATAGTATTATTAGTGTTGAGGAACAAAATATGAATCATAATAATtccttgaaaaaaaaagaggtgAATTTTACTggtaaaaatgaagaatatttaaataggGCTAATACTAATTGCTCTCTTGGCATAAAAGAAATGGAAGAAGATGTTTATGAATttcatagtaataatatatattataataaccaAACATCATATAGTGacgatataaataatacaacaaAGTTAAAAGGTATGggaaataatacaaatgatatatcaaaaaataagggaaaaaataaattaggGAAAAAAATTAGTTTCTTtagtatgaataataaatatcatgAATCAGAAATTATGAAtgaagaagataataaaaacatgTTGAATCTAACACAAAGccaaataattaataaggacaaatataattattttacacATTGTCCATCacttaaaaagaaaaaaagcgTTTTcacaaaaattaataatttatttaaaaattatttcaaaAGTATAGATGTACATGAAAAGTTTGGTTTttctaaaaaatttaaattccATTCAAAGGATTCAGATGatataaaaggaaataataataaaattagtaAAAAtcgttataataataataataataataataatagtaactATAGTAACATTGATAGTGGTAAGTAtagtcataataataaaaagaatcatcatcataataataataagtatcatcatcataataataataagtatcatcatcataataataataagtatcatcatcaaaataataattatgagaAGCACCAtcatagtaataatagtcGTGTTATGCTATCCAAAGGTGAAAAGACAGAAAAGAATGAAAATGTCGATTATGCATATCAATTTGATAATTACGATAAGAAGCTACTAAAAAAGTTAACATCAAACTTACaattaaataagaaaaatgtgAAAAATTTTAACATGTTTTACTACAAATTCAATGATGAAGAACTAGAAGAAGAATATACTAGAAATTATTATAGAGAAATCATTAATATtgatttaacaaaaaaattaattataatatttatatttacagaaatatttttaagtttatgtaatattatagaaTTATCATTTTATGAAAAGAAGTTAAGATATAATGATTCAATAGTTATAATATGGCTTATTAgatcaatatatttatttataataacatatatatggataatattaaaaacaaaattaaaagagTATAAGAATAATTCAAGTAAAATGATGTGgactatatttatattaaatatatttttatgttcttggggtattatattaatagatTTATCATGTATACATTATAGTATGTTATtaggaaataaaaatgagagagcgttattttttatgaaagaTGCAAGTGAacttataatatgtattcaattaatatttataaaaaatatgttatttaaacataaattcttttttttcgtatttttttatatattccttatatattcatttagtAAATTATTTAGTATACATACATGCCAAACACATATATGTTgtagtattattttatttatatctataaatatactttatttttGGTATTCAGAATATTTAGATAGAATACAATTCTTAGTTAAAAGAAAGAGAAATCGAATGGAAAAAATATCACAAGATTTCTTAACAAAAATATTGCCTAGACAAGTTCTAGAGGAATATCAAAACGATAATTTACAattaacatataaacatGAAAAAATTGCTTTCTTATTTGCGGATATTGTTGGATTTACAAAATGGAGCAAAACAGTATCTCCTAAGGaagtattaaaattattacaaaaacTAATATCTAAAATTGATAAAGATACAATTAAATTAGGCTTATATAAATTGTTTACAATTGGAGATGCTTATGTAGCAACCAGTCAACCCAATTCATCTATAACTGATGAAAGTGAAGCATTAGAAGGAATACTAAATATATTGAAGCTAGCGAAACTTATcttacataatattaatactatTAAAATACAATTCAATAAACATGACTTTAATATGAGAATTGGTTTACATTATGGCTCATGTGTTGGTGGTATTATAGGTTCCGTTAGAATAAGATATGATATGTGGGGTCTCGATGTTCTCATAGCTAATAAGATTGAATCAAATGGGATACCTGGAGAAATAATTTGTTCTGAACAATTCAGACACTTTTTTATACAAAACGAGCCACAGgc GAAACTAAACTTTTGGTACTACAAAAGCATATCTATAAATGATCAGGATATAAAACTATACGTTATtgaagataaaaattatgaagaaGATTATGATCCAAAAGTCATAGATTATACAACGTTGCTGAAATTACGTCAAAAAAAGGGATTACGTTCATAA